One window from the genome of Geoalkalibacter sp. encodes:
- a CDS encoding methyl-accepting chemotaxis protein: MRVNSNIDRKVLYALGGVGLGILAPIGWVLLHPLLFWSPDMGYWTQVGRSLLSGGENLALYLYMGGGTAVVLGCFGFFIGKSSQAIHERARSLNDLNQAVASQKEEFERRFRDLNASIKKFHSINANIQKTIVADEVLQLAAEGLHRILGYDRVNIFMVDESRNALQWVACRSADAAGQLPVIPLDRRAGALFLAVRERRIILVDNVREMAPEYRLEPPLRDLPQLRSRSFILCPILVNDQVVGLFGVDNKSKQKELDETDVDTVKLFADQVSAALTKINLIGAVEALIRELNHTFDDFARYREDYSRLISSLKRATASTASSITEIAGGADVVRDAVNSTQSASSEISVSIEEVSQNMKLLTDFMENSISAMTEISTTIRTVEENGAVSQQMSETVQKQAEEGVAAVANTLEGLQGIAQAVRDAASVIETLSQKSQEIDQITTVINEITQKTNLLALNAAIIAAQAGEQGRSFGVVAEEIRGLSQETASSTGAITQIIQEIQDSTHRAVGHIGRTGEWVDKGLDMGRGTEKSLRRILESSVKAMGMAREIRSATQEVAHSAEYVSKSIEELGEMTAQVSLAFREQAQGTRSIVKSIEDIKNMADDMVVATAKQEKDTRDIETGVESVQQMAERIFTEMDERRKQSREVVERLERLKQA; this comes from the coding sequence GTGAGGGTCAATAGCAACATCGATCGGAAAGTGCTCTATGCGCTGGGTGGCGTCGGTCTGGGCATTCTTGCTCCCATCGGCTGGGTTCTGCTCCATCCCTTGCTCTTTTGGTCGCCGGATATGGGTTATTGGACGCAGGTGGGACGCAGCCTGCTCAGCGGCGGCGAAAATCTGGCCCTTTATCTCTATATGGGCGGCGGGACGGCCGTGGTGCTCGGCTGCTTCGGTTTTTTCATCGGCAAGTCGAGCCAGGCGATTCATGAGCGCGCCCGCAGCCTGAACGATCTCAACCAGGCCGTGGCCAGTCAGAAGGAAGAATTCGAGCGGCGCTTTCGCGACCTCAACGCCAGCATCAAGAAGTTTCATTCCATCAACGCCAACATCCAGAAGACCATCGTCGCCGACGAAGTCCTGCAACTGGCCGCCGAGGGCCTGCATCGCATCCTCGGCTATGATCGGGTCAACATCTTCATGGTCGACGAGAGCCGCAACGCCCTTCAGTGGGTGGCCTGCCGCAGCGCCGATGCGGCGGGTCAGCTGCCGGTCATTCCCTTGGATCGCCGCGCCGGGGCCCTGTTTCTCGCCGTCAGGGAGCGTCGCATCATCCTGGTGGACAACGTGCGCGAGATGGCGCCCGAATACCGCCTCGAACCGCCGTTGCGCGATCTGCCCCAGCTGCGTTCGCGCAGCTTTATTCTCTGTCCCATCCTCGTCAACGATCAGGTGGTTGGCCTGTTCGGCGTCGACAACAAATCCAAGCAGAAGGAACTCGACGAAACCGATGTGGATACCGTCAAGCTGTTTGCCGATCAGGTGTCGGCGGCCCTGACCAAAATCAATCTGATCGGAGCGGTCGAGGCGCTGATCCGCGAGCTCAATCACACCTTCGACGATTTCGCCAGATACCGCGAGGATTACTCGCGTCTCATTTCCTCCCTCAAGCGCGCCACGGCGTCCACGGCGTCTTCCATCACCGAAATCGCCGGCGGCGCCGATGTGGTGCGCGACGCGGTCAACAGTACTCAGTCGGCTTCCAGCGAGATTTCCGTCTCCATCGAGGAAGTGTCCCAGAACATGAAGCTGCTGACCGATTTCATGGAAAATTCCATTTCGGCCATGACGGAAATTTCCACGACCATCCGTACCGTGGAGGAGAACGGCGCCGTTTCCCAGCAGATGTCGGAAACCGTGCAGAAACAGGCCGAGGAAGGCGTGGCGGCTGTCGCCAACACGCTCGAGGGGTTGCAGGGCATCGCCCAGGCGGTGCGCGATGCCGCCTCGGTCATCGAAACCCTGTCTCAGAAGAGCCAGGAAATCGACCAGATCACCACCGTGATCAACGAAATCACCCAGAAGACCAACCTGTTGGCGCTCAACGCGGCGATCATCGCCGCCCAGGCCGGCGAACAGGGGCGCTCCTTCGGCGTGGTCGCCGAGGAGATTCGCGGGCTCTCCCAGGAAACCGCCAGTTCCACCGGCGCCATCACCCAGATCATTCAGGAAATTCAGGATTCCACCCATCGGGCGGTGGGCCATATCGGGCGCACCGGCGAATGGGTGGACAAGGGTCTCGACATGGGGCGCGGCACGGAAAAATCCCTGCGGCGGATTCTGGAAAGCTCGGTCAAGGCCATGGGCATGGCCCGCGAAATCCGCAGCGCCACCCAGGAAGTCGCGCACAGTGCCGAATACGTGAGCAAATCCATCGAGGAATTGGGGGAGATGACCGCCCAGGTGTCCCTCGCCTTCCGCGAGCAGGCGCAGGGAACGCGCAGCATCGTCAAGTCCATCGAGGACATCAAGAACATGGCCGACGACATGGTGGTGGCCACGGCCAAGCAGGAAAAGGACACCCGCGACATCGAAACCGGCGTCGAATCGGTGCAGCAGATGGCCGAGCGGATCTTTACCGAAATGGATGAGCGGCGCAAGCAGAGCCGCGAGGTGGTGGAACGCCTGGAGCGTTTGAAGCAGGCCTGA
- a CDS encoding metallophosphoesterase family protein, giving the protein MVMTVGVLSDTHLRGGRDSFAFLERLARDYFAEAQAVVHAGDLVDPAILEAFSPLPVYGVRGNMDLAHADLPPKRILTLEGFRIGLIHGWGAACGLEERLLEEFAGANLDCLVYGHSHQPLNEQRGKLLLFNPGSPVDPRQAPFPSVGRLHLNSTNQTIRGEILRCG; this is encoded by the coding sequence ATGGTCATGACCGTCGGTGTATTGTCCGATACGCATTTGCGCGGGGGCAGAGATTCTTTCGCGTTTCTGGAACGTCTGGCGCGGGACTATTTCGCCGAGGCGCAAGCGGTCGTTCATGCCGGCGATCTGGTCGATCCGGCCATCCTGGAGGCGTTTTCGCCCCTGCCGGTCTATGGGGTGCGCGGCAACATGGATCTGGCCCATGCCGATCTTCCGCCCAAGCGAATCCTCACCTTGGAGGGCTTCCGCATCGGCCTGATTCACGGCTGGGGGGCTGCCTGCGGGTTGGAGGAGCGTTTGCTGGAGGAGTTTGCCGGTGCAAATCTCGATTGTCTGGTCTACGGCCACAGCCACCAGCCCCTCAACGAGCAGCGCGGCAAGCTGCTGCTGTTCAATCCCGGCAGCCCCGTCGACCCGCGTCAGGCACCCTTTCCCAGCGTGGGGCGGCTGCATTTGAATTCGACGAATCAAACCATTCGCGGCGAAATTCTGCGTTGCGGCTGA
- a CDS encoding NADP-dependent malic enzyme: MSKRQDALDYHSTGRKGKIEVITTKPCATSRDLSLAYSPGVAEPCLEIEKNPADAYEYTAKGNLVAVVSNGTAVLGLGDIGALAGKPVMEGKGVLFKSFADIDVFDIEIDTKDPDELIRTVKLLEPTFGGINLEDIKGPECFYIEEKLCEIMDIPVFHDDQHGTAIIASAGMLNALEIVGKDIKKVKMVVNGAGASGIASASLAITMGIDKNNVILCDTKGVIYKGRTEGMNEYKERLAAETDARTLAEAIVGADIFFGLSSKGALTPEMLKSMAKDPIVFAMANPDPEITPPEAKAVRDDVIIGTGRSDYANQVNNVLCFPFLFRGALDTHARAINVEMKLAAVKALADLAKMDVPDSVRRAYAGEDIKFGRNYIIPKPFDPRVLLHVAPAVAQAAMDTGVARRPIKDMNAYRESLEALQGRSKQVMRTMINKAKASPKRIVFPEGEEDKILRAAQILLDESIAVPVLLGNPDEINARIRELGLDLGNVEIIDPMTAPQAERYTEEFFKLRQRKGITLAEAKRLIRKNRNYYGSMMVHLGDADTLLSGITHHYPDTIRPALEIIGKKDHLSKVHGLYMLVFKKDVVFCADATVTIEPTAEELAETAILTAAKARYFDVKPRIAMLSFSNFGSAPHPLTNKVAKATKLVKEWAPDLIVDGEMQANVALDPDLMEKQYPFSSLKGDANVFIFPDLQSGNICYKMLNKLGGAETIGPILMGMKKPIHVLQRGDSVAEIVNMAAVAVVDVQETLAEKV; this comes from the coding sequence ATGTCCAAACGTCAAGATGCTCTGGACTACCACAGCACTGGCCGCAAAGGTAAAATCGAGGTCATCACGACCAAACCCTGCGCCACCAGTCGCGACCTCTCCCTCGCCTACAGCCCCGGCGTCGCCGAGCCCTGCCTGGAAATCGAGAAGAATCCGGCCGATGCCTATGAATACACCGCCAAGGGCAACCTGGTCGCGGTGGTGTCCAACGGCACCGCGGTCCTGGGTCTCGGCGACATCGGCGCCCTGGCCGGCAAGCCGGTCATGGAGGGCAAAGGGGTTCTGTTTAAAAGCTTTGCCGACATCGATGTGTTCGACATCGAAATCGACACCAAGGATCCCGATGAGTTGATCCGCACCGTTAAACTTCTTGAACCGACCTTCGGCGGGATCAACCTCGAAGACATCAAGGGGCCCGAATGCTTCTACATCGAGGAGAAGCTGTGCGAAATCATGGACATCCCCGTGTTCCACGATGATCAGCACGGCACCGCCATCATCGCCTCGGCCGGCATGCTCAACGCCCTGGAGATCGTCGGCAAGGACATCAAGAAGGTGAAAATGGTCGTCAACGGCGCCGGCGCCTCCGGCATCGCCAGCGCCAGTTTGGCCATCACCATGGGGATCGACAAGAACAACGTCATCCTGTGCGACACCAAGGGAGTCATCTACAAGGGCCGCACGGAAGGGATGAACGAATACAAGGAACGCCTGGCCGCCGAGACGGATGCGCGCACCCTGGCCGAAGCGATTGTCGGAGCCGACATCTTCTTCGGCCTCTCCTCCAAGGGCGCCCTGACGCCCGAGATGCTCAAATCCATGGCCAAGGATCCCATCGTGTTCGCCATGGCCAACCCCGATCCGGAAATCACCCCGCCCGAAGCCAAGGCCGTGCGCGACGACGTCATCATCGGCACCGGCCGTTCCGACTATGCCAATCAGGTCAACAACGTGCTGTGCTTCCCGTTTTTGTTCCGCGGCGCCCTGGACACCCACGCGCGCGCCATCAACGTGGAAATGAAGCTCGCCGCCGTCAAGGCGCTGGCGGATCTGGCCAAGATGGACGTGCCCGACTCGGTTCGCCGGGCCTATGCCGGCGAGGACATCAAGTTCGGCCGCAACTACATCATCCCCAAACCCTTCGACCCGCGCGTTCTGCTGCACGTCGCGCCGGCCGTGGCCCAGGCCGCCATGGATACGGGCGTCGCCCGCCGTCCCATCAAGGACATGAATGCTTACCGCGAGTCCCTGGAAGCGCTGCAAGGCCGCTCCAAGCAGGTCATGCGCACCATGATCAACAAGGCCAAAGCGAGTCCGAAACGCATCGTCTTTCCTGAAGGTGAAGAAGACAAGATCCTGCGCGCGGCACAGATTCTCCTCGACGAAAGCATCGCCGTTCCCGTGCTGCTCGGCAATCCGGACGAGATCAACGCCCGCATCAGGGAGCTGGGGCTCGATCTCGGCAATGTCGAAATCATCGACCCCATGACGGCTCCCCAGGCGGAGAGATATACCGAGGAATTTTTCAAACTGCGTCAGCGCAAGGGCATCACCCTGGCCGAGGCCAAGCGCCTGATCCGCAAGAACCGCAACTACTACGGCTCGATGATGGTGCATCTGGGCGATGCCGACACCCTGCTCTCGGGCATCACCCATCACTATCCCGACACCATCCGCCCGGCGCTGGAGATCATCGGCAAAAAGGATCACCTCTCCAAGGTGCACGGTCTGTACATGCTGGTCTTCAAAAAAGACGTGGTGTTCTGCGCCGATGCCACCGTGACCATTGAACCGACGGCGGAAGAGTTGGCGGAAACAGCCATCCTCACGGCCGCCAAGGCCCGTTATTTCGACGTCAAGCCGCGCATCGCCATGCTGTCGTTCTCCAATTTCGGCAGCGCGCCGCACCCCTTGACCAACAAGGTGGCCAAGGCGACCAAGCTGGTCAAGGAATGGGCGCCCGACCTCATCGTCGATGGCGAGATGCAGGCCAATGTGGCCCTGGATCCCGATTTGATGGAGAAGCAATACCCCTTCTCCAGTCTCAAGGGCGATGCCAACGTGTTTATCTTCCCCGACCTGCAATCGGGCAACATCTGCTACAAGATGCTGAACAAACTCGGCGGCGCCGAAACCATCGGGCCCATCCTCATGGGCATGAAAAAGCCGATTCACGTCCTGCAGCGCGGCGACAGCGTCGCCGAGATCGTCAACATGGCCGCCGTGGCCGTGGTCGACGTGCAGGAAACCCTCGCGGAGAAAGTCTGA
- the gmhB gene encoding D-glycero-beta-D-manno-heptose 1,7-bisphosphate 7-phosphatase yields MTEQAERRAVFLDRDGTINVEKDYLFRPEEFEFIPGAPEAIARLNQAGFLVVVVTNQSGVARGYFGEADVRRLHDFIQRKLADHGAVVDAFYLCPHHPEHGVGPYRVACDCRKGHPGMLLRAAVEHQIDLRRSFMVGDKLADVEAGNRAGCRSLLVLSGYGPEDAKKLQPGEAVVVADLSAAVDEILRSEETPS; encoded by the coding sequence ATGACTGAGCAAGCAGAGCGTCGCGCGGTGTTCCTCGATCGCGACGGGACGATCAATGTCGAAAAGGATTATCTTTTCCGTCCCGAGGAATTTGAGTTCATCCCCGGTGCGCCCGAGGCTATCGCGCGGCTCAATCAGGCAGGCTTTCTTGTCGTGGTCGTGACCAACCAGTCGGGGGTGGCGCGGGGGTATTTCGGGGAAGCGGACGTTCGACGGCTGCATGATTTTATTCAGCGCAAGCTGGCTGATCATGGGGCCGTCGTCGATGCCTTCTATCTGTGTCCCCATCATCCCGAGCATGGGGTCGGACCCTACAGGGTCGCGTGCGATTGCCGCAAGGGTCATCCGGGCATGCTGTTGCGCGCGGCCGTGGAGCACCAGATTGATCTGCGCCGCTCCTTCATGGTCGGCGACAAGCTGGCCGACGTGGAGGCGGGGAATCGCGCCGGATGCCGCTCCCTGCTGGTGCTGAGCGGCTACGGGCCCGAGGACGCGAAAAAGTTGCAGCCCGGGGAGGCCGTGGTCGTCGCGGATCTCTCCGCGGCGGTGGACGAAATTCTGCGAAGCGAGGAAACTCCATCATGA
- a CDS encoding ROK family protein → MDRELLIGIDLGGTNCRLALVDGRGEIGEGSRLSSREFVDAEDLVERLALECRALMEHARRQGGRVRAVGAGVPGLVDGTGTVLTAPNLGILDGLPLGAALEKRLGLPVAVLNDANAIAWGEKIWGAAIDLDSFLALTLGTGVGGGLILGGRLWVGADGCAGEVGHLNVEAHGRICGCGSRGCLEQYSSASGILRSVRDALAQGRDSTLSQINDQDLSAAAVGAAARGGDALALEVLREAGRRLGQVLAGVANLLNLDGAVICGGVASSLDLFLPALNQELFARAFDRPARRMRIFAGALGDRAGILGAAHFACHPQAAWSARSES, encoded by the coding sequence ATGGATCGGGAATTGCTCATCGGTATCGATCTCGGCGGCACCAACTGTCGCCTGGCCCTGGTCGACGGCCGCGGCGAGATCGGTGAGGGTTCGCGCCTCTCCAGCCGCGAGTTTGTCGACGCCGAGGATCTGGTGGAGCGTCTCGCCCTGGAATGCCGCGCCCTGATGGAGCACGCCCGCCGTCAGGGAGGCCGGGTGCGGGCGGTCGGCGCCGGTGTTCCGGGGCTGGTGGATGGCACCGGCACCGTTCTGACGGCGCCCAATCTTGGGATTCTCGACGGATTGCCGCTTGGCGCGGCTTTGGAAAAACGCCTCGGCCTGCCCGTGGCCGTTCTCAACGATGCCAACGCCATCGCCTGGGGCGAAAAGATCTGGGGCGCGGCCATCGATCTGGATTCCTTTCTGGCGCTCACCCTCGGCACGGGCGTGGGCGGCGGGCTCATTCTCGGCGGGCGTCTGTGGGTCGGCGCCGATGGCTGCGCCGGCGAAGTGGGCCATCTCAATGTCGAAGCGCACGGGCGCATCTGCGGGTGCGGCAGTCGCGGCTGCCTGGAGCAATATTCCTCGGCGAGCGGTATTCTGCGCTCGGTGCGCGACGCCCTCGCGCAAGGTCGAGACTCGACCCTTTCGCAAATCAATGATCAGGACCTGAGCGCTGCGGCGGTCGGCGCGGCCGCGCGCGGCGGCGATGCCTTGGCGCTGGAGGTGCTGCGCGAGGCTGGTCGGCGACTCGGCCAGGTTCTGGCCGGCGTCGCCAATCTGCTCAACCTGGACGGCGCGGTGATCTGCGGCGGTGTGGCGTCCAGCCTTGATCTTTTCTTGCCGGCCTTAAATCAGGAGCTGTTCGCGCGCGCCTTCGATCGACCGGCGCGGCGCATGCGCATTTTCGCCGGTGCCCTGGGCGACCGAGCCGGGATTCTCGGCGCGGCCCATTTTGCCTGCCATCCCCAGGCGGCTTGGTCGGCCCGAAGCGAAAGTTGA
- a CDS encoding ExbD/TolR family protein: MAFRRRRSEEVRVDITPMVDVVFLLLIFFMISTTFVETPGIDIKLPESGAQAIEREPEELKVYLSREGDIFVGEEKTTLAALRERLADYGPRAAQTTFLLLADREARHGRVVELMDAARAAGFSRLAIATEEERGR; this comes from the coding sequence ATGGCTTTTCGCCGCAGACGTTCCGAGGAAGTGCGCGTCGACATCACTCCCATGGTCGACGTGGTGTTTCTGCTGCTGATTTTTTTCATGATTTCCACCACCTTCGTGGAAACGCCGGGCATCGACATCAAACTGCCTGAATCGGGAGCTCAGGCCATCGAGCGCGAACCCGAGGAGCTCAAGGTGTATCTCTCCCGCGAGGGCGATATTTTTGTCGGCGAGGAAAAAACCACCCTGGCCGCCTTGCGCGAACGCCTCGCCGATTATGGGCCGCGGGCCGCGCAAACCACCTTTCTGCTGCTGGCCGACCGTGAGGCGCGCCACGGCCGGGTCGTGGAACTGATGGATGCCGCGCGCGCCGCCGGGTTCAGTCGTCTGGCCATTGCCACGGAGGAGGAGCGAGGTCGCTGA
- a CDS encoding MotA/TolQ/ExbB proton channel family protein: MLELLKQGGPFMWPIGACSVIALAIFLERAFVYFRIRQGSDHLLREIEKLAAQRKFDEAVIICQRTGTPLARIFIAALRAAGRSRDQIKTLVEEAGNREAAPLARYLGLLATIANISPLLGLLGTVWGMIQAFNVIATQGVGTPATLGGGISQALITTAAGLTVAIPTILGHRYLSGRAERITLEMEEYSLHLVDLLES, encoded by the coding sequence ATGCTTGAACTGCTCAAACAGGGCGGGCCCTTCATGTGGCCCATCGGCGCCTGCTCGGTGATTGCCCTGGCCATCTTTCTGGAGCGTGCCTTTGTCTATTTCCGCATTCGTCAGGGTTCGGATCATCTGTTGCGCGAGATTGAAAAACTCGCCGCGCAACGCAAGTTCGACGAGGCCGTCATCATCTGTCAGCGCACCGGCACCCCTCTGGCGCGCATCTTCATCGCCGCCCTGCGCGCCGCAGGGCGCAGCCGCGACCAGATCAAGACCCTGGTGGAAGAAGCAGGCAATCGCGAGGCGGCGCCCCTGGCGCGCTATCTCGGGCTGCTGGCGACCATCGCCAACATCTCGCCGCTGCTGGGGTTGCTGGGCACGGTGTGGGGCATGATCCAGGCCTTCAACGTCATCGCCACCCAGGGGGTCGGCACCCCGGCGACGCTGGGCGGGGGCATTTCCCAGGCGCTGATCACCACCGCCGCCGGTCTGACCGTGGCGATCCCCACCATTCTCGGCCATCGTTATCTGAGCGGTCGCGCCGAGCGCATCACCCTGGAAATGGAAGAATATTCCCTGCACCTCGTCGATTTGCTGGAGAGCTAG
- a CDS encoding HIT family protein: MDCLWAPWRMTYINGEPEGSCIFCLRDREDEDRRRQVLHRGDHAFVIMNRFPYTNGHVMVAPFRHSADLEDFSDAEVVEMHRLVALARRVLTQVSRPDGFNIGLNLGRAAGAGVTDHLHYHVVPRWNGDTNFMPVFADVRVVPQHLEETYGLLRRAFLEAVHQA; the protein is encoded by the coding sequence ATGGATTGTCTGTGGGCGCCTTGGCGCATGACCTACATCAACGGCGAACCCGAAGGGAGCTGTATTTTCTGCCTGCGCGATCGAGAGGACGAAGATCGGCGCCGCCAGGTGCTTCATCGCGGCGACCACGCCTTTGTCATCATGAACCGCTTTCCCTACACCAACGGGCATGTGATGGTGGCGCCCTTTCGCCACAGCGCCGATCTGGAAGATTTCAGCGATGCCGAGGTGGTCGAGATGCACCGCCTGGTCGCTCTCGCGCGCCGGGTGCTGACCCAGGTTTCGCGACCCGACGGCTTCAACATCGGACTGAACCTTGGACGCGCCGCCGGGGCCGGGGTGACGGATCATCTGCACTACCATGTGGTGCCGCGCTGGAACGGCGATACCAATTTCATGCCGGTGTTCGCCGATGTGCGCGTGGTGCCCCAGCACCTGGAGGAAACCTACGGGCTGCTGCGCCGGGCTTTTCTGGAGGCGGTTCACCAGGCCTAG
- a CDS encoding NAD-dependent epimerase: MSAPSEKILVTGAAGFIGYHLCERLLGEGYEVVGLDNLNDYYEVSLKQARLARLVGREGFRFVRMDLADRDSMAALFAREKFQRVVNLAAQAGVRYSLTNPHAYIDSNLVGFINILEGCRHHQVEHLVYASSSSVYGANTRMPFSIHDNVDHPVSLYAASKKANELMAHTYSHLYGLPTTGLRFFTVYGPWGRPDMALFLFTKAILAGRPIDVYNHGRMQRDFTYIDDIIEGVTRVTFRTAAPNPHWRGDAPDPGTSAAPYRLYNIGNNNPVELLAMIGILEQELGRAAQKNLMPLQPGDVPATYADVDDLMRDTGFRPATPLQEGIRRFVAWYREFYPG; encoded by the coding sequence ATGAGCGCACCATCAGAGAAGATTCTCGTCACCGGCGCCGCCGGGTTCATCGGTTATCATCTGTGCGAGCGGCTGCTCGGCGAAGGATATGAGGTGGTCGGTCTCGACAACCTCAACGACTATTACGAGGTGTCCCTCAAGCAGGCGCGCCTGGCGCGACTCGTCGGGCGCGAGGGCTTTCGCTTCGTGCGCATGGATCTGGCGGATCGCGACAGCATGGCGGCCTTGTTCGCGCGGGAAAAATTCCAGCGCGTCGTCAACCTCGCCGCCCAGGCCGGGGTGCGCTACTCCCTGACCAATCCCCACGCCTACATCGACAGCAACCTGGTGGGCTTCATCAATATCCTCGAAGGCTGCCGGCACCATCAGGTCGAGCACCTGGTCTACGCCTCGTCGAGCTCGGTGTACGGCGCCAACACGCGCATGCCCTTTTCCATCCACGACAACGTCGATCATCCGGTGTCGCTCTACGCCGCGAGCAAAAAAGCCAACGAACTGATGGCCCACACCTACAGCCATCTCTACGGCCTGCCGACCACGGGGCTGCGCTTCTTCACCGTCTATGGCCCCTGGGGCCGGCCGGACATGGCGCTGTTTTTGTTCACCAAGGCGATTCTCGCCGGACGGCCCATCGACGTCTACAACCATGGCCGCATGCAGCGCGACTTCACCTACATCGACGACATCATCGAAGGCGTGACGCGGGTGACATTCCGAACCGCGGCGCCCAATCCCCACTGGCGGGGCGATGCGCCCGATCCCGGCACCAGCGCGGCGCCCTATCGGCTCTACAACATCGGCAACAACAATCCCGTCGAACTGCTGGCGATGATTGGCATTCTCGAGCAGGAACTCGGCCGCGCGGCGCAAAAGAATCTCATGCCCCTGCAACCGGGCGATGTGCCCGCGACCTACGCCGACGTCGATGATCTGATGCGCGATACGGGCTTTCGCCCCGCGACACCCTTGCAGGAGGGTATTCGGCGCTTCGTCGCCTGGTATCGGGAATTCTATCCAGGCTGA
- the thrC gene encoding threonine synthase — MRYQSTRGGVSGLSFKDAVLMGLADDGGLLLPETIPSLGAGDIEALAKLDYPELAFQILSLYATDLPSADLKTLIERSYRSFTHPDITPVVHEDGVYILELFHGPTLAFKDVALQFLGNLFEYLLAERGQKMNILGATSGDTGSAAIAGVRGKENIHIFILHPHGKVSPIQELQMTTVTDANVFNLAVEGTFDDAQAIVKEIFGDVAFKNQYALGAVNSINWARVLAQVVYYFYAFGRVRRLTDCREVSFSVPTGNFGDIFAGYIARRMGLPIRQLILATNENNILARMVRDGDYSLGKVATTLSPSMDIQIASNFERYLYYLLDEDGAAVTQAMADFRAQGRLRFSAEQQARIQSEFAALAVDDSQTLATIRAFQEQTGYVLDPHTAVGVRAAQELSTGQCPMICLATAHPAKFGEAVRQAIGKDPQRPASLQGIEAKPKRCQVIPASAEAVRKFVVKNAC, encoded by the coding sequence ATGCGCTACCAGAGTACCCGCGGCGGCGTCAGCGGCCTTTCCTTCAAGGATGCCGTGCTCATGGGCCTGGCCGACGACGGCGGCCTGCTGCTGCCTGAAACCATTCCCAGCCTGGGCGCCGGCGACATTGAAGCCCTGGCAAAACTGGACTACCCGGAGCTGGCCTTTCAGATCCTCTCCCTGTATGCCACGGATCTGCCCTCGGCCGATCTCAAGACCCTCATCGAGCGCTCCTACCGCAGCTTCACCCATCCGGACATCACGCCGGTGGTGCATGAGGACGGCGTCTACATCCTTGAGCTGTTCCACGGGCCGACGCTGGCCTTCAAGGACGTCGCCCTGCAGTTTCTGGGCAATCTCTTCGAGTACCTGCTTGCCGAACGCGGCCAAAAAATGAACATCCTCGGCGCCACCTCGGGCGACACGGGCAGCGCCGCCATCGCCGGCGTGCGCGGCAAGGAAAACATCCACATCTTCATTCTGCATCCCCACGGCAAGGTCTCGCCCATCCAGGAGCTGCAGATGACCACCGTGACCGACGCCAATGTCTTCAACCTCGCCGTCGAAGGCACCTTCGACGACGCCCAGGCCATCGTCAAGGAGATCTTCGGCGACGTCGCCTTCAAAAACCAGTACGCCCTGGGCGCCGTCAACTCAATCAACTGGGCCCGCGTGCTGGCGCAGGTGGTCTATTACTTCTATGCCTTCGGCCGCGTGCGGCGCCTCACCGATTGCCGCGAGGTCAGCTTTTCCGTGCCGACGGGCAATTTCGGCGACATTTTCGCCGGCTACATCGCGCGGCGCATGGGCCTGCCCATCCGGCAGCTGATTCTCGCCACCAACGAGAACAACATCCTGGCGCGCATGGTGCGCGACGGCGACTATTCCCTGGGCAAGGTCGCCACCACCCTGTCGCCCTCCATGGACATCCAGATCGCCAGCAACTTCGAACGCTACCTCTATTACCTGCTCGACGAGGACGGCGCCGCCGTCACCCAGGCCATGGCCGATTTCCGCGCCCAGGGCCGCCTGCGCTTCAGCGCCGAGCAGCAGGCGCGGATCCAGTCCGAATTCGCCGCCCTCGCCGTGGATGATTCCCAGACCCTGGCCACCATCCGCGCCTTCCAGGAGCAAACCGGCTACGTCCTCGACCCCCACACCGCCGTCGGCGTGCGCGCCGCCCAGGAACTCTCCACCGGCCAATGCCCCATGATCTGCCTGGCCACCGCGCACCCCGCCAAGTTCGGCGAAGCCGTGCGCCAGGCCATCGGCAAGGATCCGCAACGCCCCGCCTCCCTGCAAGGCATCGAAGCCAAACCCAAACGCTGCCAGGTCATCCCCGCCTCCGCCGAGGCCGTGCGAAAATTCGTGGTGAAAAATGCCTGCTGA